The DNA sequence TGGCGCCTTTATGACCTCGGCAAGCTGTGTGAACCCATCATTGACCTATATGGCATTCACCGCTAGGGCGGCCCATCATGCTGCAGAACAGTTTAAATTGGGCAAATTTGCGTCCGCTTAAAGATTTTATTTTACAATTGTCAAAAAAATTAATTTTATTGACGCTCATTTCATAATATTGTTTTGAATACCAACTTTCTATGGAAAATGCTTCAGCCCGAAGTCTATGGGGCGATTTTTTAGATGCCCACTTAGAATTTGCCAACGAAGATGCCCCCAGGGTGGTGCATTTTTGTGACAATGAAAAAGATGCCAACAAATGTGCCGATCTGGTATGCAAAGATATCAAGCGGGCCACATCACACTCATTGTTGGGGCTTCAGCTACGGGGCGAGCCCTTACCCCAAATTGGTGATTTTGTAGTGGTCACCGATTGGTCTGGCAAGGCCAAATGCCTCATCAGAACCACCTCGGTAAAGTTGTTGCCGTATTTCGCCATACATGCTGAACATGCGCGACTCGAGGGCGAGGGAGACAAAAGCCTTGACTATTGGCGAAAAGTACATTGGGACTATTATACCCGTGAACTCGAACCCTTCGGGCGCGTGCCCAGAGAAAGCATGATCATTGTATTTGAGCGGTTTGAGAGAGTTTTTAAAAGATGATAAAAAAGGCCACATGATGTGGCCTTTTTTATTTGTGTCATTTTTTCAATCTAGCTAATCCATTTCTACCCATACATTGCCCTGTTTGTGCGAGGCAACCGTGTTTTCGATGAAGTTCATGCCACGTACACCGTCTCGCATGGTGGGAAATTCGCCGTCATTATATTTTTCGCCCCTAATGGCCTTGGCCGCCCCTTTATAGATGTTGGCCATGGCGTCGAAAATACCTTCAGGGTGCCCTGGCGGTAGTTTTGTACCATCTAAAGACAGTTCTGAATTATAGGCATGGCCAGGTTTATAAATTTGGGTAGGCTCTGTATCGCTCATTCTATATAGAAAATTGGGCCGCTCTTGCTCCCATCTAAAGGCGCCTTTTTCTCCATAGATCGCGATGGCCAATCCGTTTTCCTCGCCTGTGGCAACCTGACTTGACCTGATTACCCCTTTCACATGTTCATTCATTCGAATAAGCACGGTGCCATCGACATCCATTTGGTTGTCATCATAGAGATAATTGAAATCACATAGCAATGACTTGACTTTGAGTCCGGTGGTAAACTCGACCATATTAAAGGCATGAACCCCTATATCTCCCATACATGAGCTGATCCCTGCTTTTTTGGGATCTAATCGCCAAACCGATGAGCGCTTTTCCTTATCGTGGATGATCGGATTGATCCAGCCTTGATAATATCGGGCATCGACCTTGTGTATTTTGCCCAACTCGCCAGCTTTAATCATCTCTCTCATTTGACGCACCATAGGGTAGCCCGTATAGGTATGGGTGAGGGCAAAGACCTTTCCAGACTTTTTGTGGGCCTCTTGAAGAATTTTTGCCTCTTCATAATTCATGGTCATCGGCTTTTCACAGATAACGTGAAACCCATTGTCAAGCAGTTTTTTGGCCATCGGAAAATGGAGAAAGTTGGGTGTCTGTACCGAACAGACCTGCATACGCTCATCTTCGGGCAGTTTCAATTCTTCTTCAATGAGTGTATCAAAATCTTTATAGATTCTGTTCAGCGGAATATCGATTTCCTTGGCAAAATCTAAACTCTCTTGGTGTTCAGGGCTGAACACGGCCCCGACAATCTCATAGTTATCGTTTATAAAGGCCGCAATGCGGTGCAACACCCCGATAAGGGAATCGCCCCCTCCTCCCAAAATTCCTAATCTGATCTTTTTTGGCATTTTCTATTTGTTTTATGCTTCTACGTTTTTAGATTTTCTCTTTTTCATATAGATGTTCAATATGATGAACAAAACGATCAATATGGCAGGCAACACAGACATGATTTTCAGCGCCTCGTTGGCACTGGCATTGTCGATGATATTGCCCATAATGGGAAGTACCACCGAAACCGAAAGCATTCCGGCGCCCCCCATAATAGACAACCCCAGCGCACCGCTTTCAGGTATGTATTCTGCCACAAACGAAATCATGGTCGGCCAGAAAAAGGTAATGCCCACGGCGAAAACGGCCGCTGCAAAGAAGGTCATCGGCCCACTGGTGATGGTCAATAGCCAAAGTCCCAAAAAGGCGAAAACGGCTGAAAACAACAACATCCCCTCAGGTTTTAAGCGGTGAACCACTTGCCCTGCAAAGGCACGCCCAATGGCCATGATACCGTTGATAAAGGCCAGCACCAAAAGGGGCACTGCAACGGTAGATTTCAATAACGACTCGATTCTTTGGTTGGTACCCAATTCTGTGGCCGCGGTCAAAAACATGCAGATAACCATAAAAAGGAACAATGGTTTTGTTATACTAGACCACATTTTACCGGTACTCACCCCCATTTTCACACGTTCTGTAACAGGAAATTGTTGACCCAAAAACATAACCCCATATACCAAAAGGGGAACGAACAGTGTGCCGACCATTATTTGCCAATCAAGCCCCATGACATCCATTACCAGCCAGCCCACTATTGAGCCTACCACTATGCCCCCTGGGAACCATACATGAAAACGGTTCAACATTTTGGTTTTGTTGTTTGGGTACATCGATGCGATCATCGGGTTCAAAGATGCTTCGACCATACCGTTGCCGATGCCCACAAAAAGTGTGGCCAAAAACAACGAGGTCTGATCGCGGGCCAAAATGGTCCAAACGATGCCTATGGCATGAGTGATGAAGGCGATCCATGTAATTTTTTTGATTCCGAGTGAATCGACCAAAGGGCCGCCTATGATCATGGCCAAAGTGAAACCCCAGAACGCCGGTGTGAAAGCCCAACCTATCTGCTCTAGTGTGAGACCGACACCTTCAGGGCCAAAAACGGTTTCGAGTCGCGCGCGGATGGCAAAGGTCATGGCAGTGACCAGAAGGGCCACACATGAGGCGATAAACAATCGATTTTTATTGATATTTTCCATATTGTTGGTTGTTAAAGATTATGTTTTATAGGATACTTCTTCATTTTTGAACAGAATAGCAAATAAAATCAACACCACCAAGGCAAAGCCAGAGGGATACACCCAAATACTTTTCCAATCATGGGAACCGTTTTCTATCAGAAAGGCATCGGTAATCTTGCCCGCGATCCAGAAACCGATCAACATACCGACCCCATAGGTGGCCAAAGTGATCAATCCCTGCGCAGCACTTTTATATTTCTCGCCCGCTTTGGTGTCGGTATAAATCTGTCCCGACACAAAGAAAAAGTCATAGCATATGCCGTGCAGCGCGATACCGATGATTAACATAAAGGCCAAATCGCCAGCATTGCCGTAAGCGAACAAAAGATATCGAACCGTCCAGGCCAGCATCCCTACCATAATGGTCTTCTTGAAGCCAAACTTGGTAAAAAAATAGGGTAACAGCAACATGAAAAGTACTTCAGATGCCTGGCCAATGGTCATTTTTCCCGTGGGATTGTTCATTCCAATCTCTGATAAAAACGGATTGGCATTCTGATAGTAAAAGGCCAAGGGTATGCATATTAAAACAGACGAGATAAAGAACACCAAGAAGTTCTTGTCTTTTAGAAGTTTCAAGGCATCCAACCCTAAAATTCCGGAAATGCTCACTTTTTCACCCTTCTTGATTCGAGGGGGGGTTTGGGGCAATGTAAAGCTGAACAATCCTAGAATTGCAGAGGCGACCGCCACCATCAGAAAGGTATTTCGAAGCATCCCCGATTGAATTCCGTTCGAAGAATCCCAAAAAAACACAAAGCTGATGATAAGCCCGGCCACGATCCACCCAATGGTGCCGAACACCCTTACAAAGGCAAATTCTTTAGAGGGGTCTTTCATCTGATTGAACGATACCGAATTGACCAACGCCAACGTGGGCATGTACACTATCATATACACTAGCACATAAGGGTAAAATACGGCGAAGTCGGCGGCCTGGTACATCTGGTACATCAAAATGGCCCCCAATAGGTGCAAGACCCCCAGAATTCGTTCTGCGTTGAAATAGCGGTCTGCTATCAACCCGATAATAAACGGTGCGATTATCGCCCCCCATGATTGGGTAGAGAATGCCTGTGCTATTTCACCCCCGGTCGCATTGAGGTTGTTTCCCAAAAAAGTGCCCAATGTCACAAACCAGCCTCCCCAAATAAAAAATTCGAGGAACATCATGAATGAAAGCTGAAACTTTGTCTTGGTGCTCATTTGGCTTGTCAGCGTCTATAAAAAATATAGTCTAAGGCCTTGGGTTCTATGTTGTTTGCCCTAAAATCCATCAACATCTGGCCCCTATGGTGGGTCGAATGGTTTACAATATGAAAGAGAATATCTTTTAGATCATTAGCAAATGTTCGCCCTTCGGTGGTTTCATATTCTACCCGCTTTTCAAAATCTTCGGTATTGGTGATGATTTCGAAAGATGTTCGCTGATTGTCGTAATGAATATCTTGCCAATCGGTCATCGAGTGTTCTTGCCATACCCCAAACTCATGGGGTTTCTTAAGCAAGCGATGATTCCAGATGTGGTGGGTGTTCAATATATGGTTAAAAAGTGTTGCACTCTTTTCGGGAACTTTTTTCATTGCAGCACATTCTTCGATCAGTTTGCGATTGCAATAGAAGTTATAGTCGAACAGTTGGTTAAAAAGTGCTTTCATATAAGTGGTGACAGAATACTAAGCCGGTTTTTTTGCTGCATTCAACAAGAGGTTCTTCGTAGCCAAGATCCCTTCTTCCTCGCTCAACTCGTTGCCCTCATATTCAACCCCGATATAACCGGTATAGCCTGCCTCTTTTACAATCTTCAACATACGTCCATAATCAATCTTTGTCTCGTTGCCCTCTTCATCAAAATCGTATGACTTTGCACTGACCGCTTTGGCATAGGGCATCAATTCTTCGACTCCCCTGTATTTGTCGTACTCTTCCAAACACTTTGATTCGTAGTATGAGCCATCTTCACGTTTGATGCAGAAATTGCCAAAATCGGGCAGGGTACCGCAGTTGGGCATATTCACTTTTTTCATCACCTCGGCCAACCAAGCGGCATTTGATGAGGGT is a window from the Muricauda sp. SCSIO 65647 genome containing:
- a CDS encoding Gfo/Idh/MocA family protein; this translates as MPKKIRLGILGGGGDSLIGVLHRIAAFINDNYEIVGAVFSPEHQESLDFAKEIDIPLNRIYKDFDTLIEEELKLPEDERMQVCSVQTPNFLHFPMAKKLLDNGFHVICEKPMTMNYEEAKILQEAHKKSGKVFALTHTYTGYPMVRQMREMIKAGELGKIHKVDARYYQGWINPIIHDKEKRSSVWRLDPKKAGISSCMGDIGVHAFNMVEFTTGLKVKSLLCDFNYLYDDNQMDVDGTVLIRMNEHVKGVIRSSQVATGEENGLAIAIYGEKGAFRWEQERPNFLYRMSDTEPTQIYKPGHAYNSELSLDGTKLPPGHPEGIFDAMANIYKGAAKAIRGEKYNDGEFPTMRDGVRGMNFIENTVASHKQGNVWVEMD
- a CDS encoding DinB family protein; protein product: MKALFNQLFDYNFYCNRKLIEECAAMKKVPEKSATLFNHILNTHHIWNHRLLKKPHEFGVWQEHSMTDWQDIHYDNQRTSFEIITNTEDFEKRVEYETTEGRTFANDLKDILFHIVNHSTHHRGQMLMDFRANNIEPKALDYIFYRR
- a CDS encoding nucleoside permease, translated to MSTKTKFQLSFMMFLEFFIWGGWFVTLGTFLGNNLNATGGEIAQAFSTQSWGAIIAPFIIGLIADRYFNAERILGVLHLLGAILMYQMYQAADFAVFYPYVLVYMIVYMPTLALVNSVSFNQMKDPSKEFAFVRVFGTIGWIVAGLIISFVFFWDSSNGIQSGMLRNTFLMVAVASAILGLFSFTLPQTPPRIKKGEKVSISGILGLDALKLLKDKNFLVFFISSVLICIPLAFYYQNANPFLSEIGMNNPTGKMTIGQASEVLFMLLLPYFFTKFGFKKTIMVGMLAWTVRYLLFAYGNAGDLAFMLIIGIALHGICYDFFFVSGQIYTDTKAGEKYKSAAQGLITLATYGVGMLIGFWIAGKITDAFLIENGSHDWKSIWVYPSGFALVVLILFAILFKNEEVSYKT
- a CDS encoding ASCH domain-containing protein, giving the protein MENASARSLWGDFLDAHLEFANEDAPRVVHFCDNEKDANKCADLVCKDIKRATSHSLLGLQLRGEPLPQIGDFVVVTDWSGKAKCLIRTTSVKLLPYFAIHAEHARLEGEGDKSLDYWRKVHWDYYTRELEPFGRVPRESMIIVFERFERVFKR
- a CDS encoding MFS transporter, with amino-acid sequence MENINKNRLFIASCVALLVTAMTFAIRARLETVFGPEGVGLTLEQIGWAFTPAFWGFTLAMIIGGPLVDSLGIKKITWIAFITHAIGIVWTILARDQTSLFLATLFVGIGNGMVEASLNPMIASMYPNNKTKMLNRFHVWFPGGIVVGSIVGWLVMDVMGLDWQIMVGTLFVPLLVYGVMFLGQQFPVTERVKMGVSTGKMWSSITKPLFLFMVICMFLTAATELGTNQRIESLLKSTVAVPLLVLAFINGIMAIGRAFAGQVVHRLKPEGMLLFSAVFAFLGLWLLTITSGPMTFFAAAVFAVGITFFWPTMISFVAEYIPESGALGLSIMGGAGMLSVSVVLPIMGNIIDNASANEALKIMSVLPAILIVLFIILNIYMKKRKSKNVEA